Proteins from a single region of Streptomyces spectabilis:
- a CDS encoding glycosyltransferase family 4 protein yields MHISFLIHNAYGIGGTIRTTYNLANTLAEQHDVEIVSALRHRDEPVFAPDPRIRLSHLVDIRKDSPGYDGDRAAYAAPAKVFPSAEGRYAQYSALTDERIAAHLKSLRADVVIGTRPGLNVHVARQTRRGVLRVGQEHLTLDSHSDELRLQLRSVYPRLDVLTTTTEADARDYRKRMRLPGVHVQAVPNPVPAPGIEPADGSHKWVVAAGRLAPVKRYDLLIRAFDTVRRERPDWRLRIYGGGRQKDKLRRLIDDLGLYNHVFLMGPAHPIEPEWAKGSIAAVSSSLESFGMTIVEAMRCGLPVVATDCPHGPGEIIDNGVDGRLVEVGNADAMAGGLLELINDDALRHRMADAALEDSERFDPARIAERYEVMFNGMLQRGGSLGGRVRGTMHRARGALLGGAYAVRDAGRTAPTKGRLA; encoded by the coding sequence ATGCATATCTCTTTCCTGATTCACAACGCGTACGGGATCGGAGGGACGATCCGGACCACGTACAACTTGGCGAACACCCTCGCCGAGCAGCACGACGTGGAGATCGTCTCGGCGCTGCGTCACCGCGACGAGCCGGTCTTCGCGCCGGACCCGCGCATCAGGCTCAGCCACCTCGTCGACATCAGGAAGGACAGTCCCGGCTACGACGGCGACAGAGCGGCCTACGCCGCCCCGGCCAAGGTCTTCCCCAGCGCCGAGGGCCGCTACGCGCAGTACAGCGCGCTCACCGACGAGCGCATCGCGGCCCACCTCAAGTCGCTCAGGGCCGACGTCGTCATCGGCACCAGGCCCGGACTGAACGTGCACGTGGCCCGGCAGACCCGGCGCGGCGTGCTGCGCGTCGGCCAGGAGCACCTCACGCTCGACAGCCACTCCGACGAGCTGCGCCTCCAGCTGCGCAGCGTCTACCCCCGCCTCGACGTCCTCACCACCACGACCGAGGCCGACGCGCGCGACTACCGCAAGCGGATGCGACTGCCCGGCGTGCACGTCCAGGCCGTGCCGAATCCGGTGCCCGCGCCCGGCATCGAGCCCGCCGACGGCTCCCACAAGTGGGTCGTCGCCGCCGGGCGGCTCGCCCCCGTCAAGCGGTACGACCTGCTGATCCGCGCCTTCGACACCGTGCGCAGGGAGCGCCCCGACTGGCGCCTGCGCATCTACGGCGGCGGCCGCCAGAAGGACAAGCTGCGCCGGCTGATCGACGACCTCGGCCTGTACAACCACGTCTTCCTCATGGGCCCCGCCCACCCCATCGAGCCCGAGTGGGCCAAGGGCTCCATCGCGGCCGTCAGCTCCAGCCTCGAGTCCTTCGGCATGACCATCGTCGAGGCCATGCGCTGCGGCCTCCCGGTCGTCGCCACCGACTGCCCGCACGGCCCCGGCGAGATCATCGACAACGGCGTCGACGGCCGTCTCGTCGAGGTCGGCAACGCCGACGCCATGGCGGGCGGCCTGCTCGAACTCATCAACGACGACGCGCTGCGCCACCGGATGGCGGACGCCGCGCTTGAGGACTCCGAACGCTTCGACCCGGCCCGCATCGCCGAGCGCTACGAGGTGATGTTCAACGGCATGCTCCAGCGCGGCGGCTCGCTGGGCGGCCGGGTGCGCGGCACGATGCACCGCGCCAGGGGAGCGCTGCTCGGCGGCGCGTACGCCGTTCGGGACGCCGGAAGAACCGCACCGACGAAGGGGCGCTTGGCATGA
- a CDS encoding ABC transporter permease subunit: MASLSYDLTLAGLSVGSAAALTGIGLVVTYRATGVLNFAHGAIAMVCAYLLRQLTVEWGVPLPLAAAITLLVVAPAIGLVLERAVFRPLAVLGGDPAQTLVASIGVFILLVGGAALMWGQGARADAPTLVSADPWGQLAAAVALVLAVWALTRFTRFGEELRAVVDDRRLAVLAGIDADRVAAAGWAFGSFTAGLTGVLLAPYVRLDPYGMPLLVMEVMAVAVAARMRNLPVAVVVALGIGVAQSQLTRLHPSGWREPLLQAVGANLFVVALLVAALVLPGVGTRDALPRTATARVPTPPGAWIVAVVLFLLPFGFAGSDLTTSVQVPALAVILLSLVVVTGRGGQISLGQAAYAGLGALFTALLTSGRFPGLPELPALPALAVAVLLVAPLGLLTGWPAISRHGLALALATLAVGVGVSRFVFAQPYATSGLTLERPAGFTGDRAYYLLELALLGGALVLVAALRRGRTGRALAAMRDHEAGAAAAGVAVRTLKLAAFVTGAALAALGGGMLGMGLRAFDPGAYDPVRGLLWFAAVVVLGADSLLGALVAAALLVGLDAGARGGVAAAVIGVLAILIGRFPGGPYEALRAATRRLRRRPRLTPLGARVRVALIPAPVPAPAPAPAPAPAPANGAGRPALCPPFPKLSASLEQGMPHSPSGTIAHSGEEGEVLVADGLFLSYGGFAVLRGVSLSVVPGQVTAVVGPNGAGKSSLFHCLAGTVRPDRGRVAFGGRDLTRLPAHARTRAGVARTFQQLAVFPTLTVAENVRVGAEQGRVRDAAAVDRALRLFDLASVRDRPAAGLPTGTLRRVELARALAGDPHVLLLDEPAAGLDTGEVTALARVLRALAADGTALLVVEHDLDLVAGLADTVHVLTAGRIIASGPADEVLDGGAP, from the coding sequence GTGGCCTCCCTGAGCTACGACCTCACCCTGGCCGGGCTCTCCGTCGGCAGTGCGGCCGCCCTCACCGGCATCGGCCTCGTCGTCACCTACCGCGCGACCGGCGTACTCAACTTCGCGCACGGCGCGATCGCGATGGTCTGCGCCTATCTGCTGCGCCAGCTCACCGTCGAGTGGGGCGTGCCCCTTCCGCTCGCCGCGGCGATCACGCTCCTCGTGGTGGCCCCCGCCATCGGCCTGGTCCTCGAACGCGCCGTCTTCCGCCCCCTCGCCGTCCTGGGCGGCGACCCCGCGCAGACCCTGGTGGCCTCCATCGGCGTCTTCATCCTGCTCGTCGGCGGGGCGGCGCTAATGTGGGGGCAGGGCGCCCGCGCGGACGCGCCGACGCTCGTCTCGGCCGACCCCTGGGGCCAGCTCGCGGCGGCCGTGGCGCTCGTGCTCGCCGTCTGGGCCCTCACCCGCTTCACCCGCTTCGGCGAGGAGCTGCGCGCGGTGGTCGACGACCGCCGCCTCGCGGTGCTCGCCGGGATCGACGCGGACCGGGTCGCCGCGGCGGGCTGGGCCTTCGGCTCGTTCACGGCGGGCCTGACCGGCGTGCTCCTCGCCCCCTACGTCCGGCTCGACCCGTACGGCATGCCCCTGCTCGTCATGGAGGTGATGGCCGTCGCCGTGGCGGCCCGGATGCGGAACCTCCCGGTGGCGGTCGTGGTGGCGCTCGGCATCGGCGTCGCGCAGAGCCAGCTGACGCGCCTGCACCCGTCCGGCTGGCGCGAGCCCCTGCTCCAGGCGGTGGGCGCGAACCTCTTCGTGGTGGCCCTGCTCGTCGCCGCGCTCGTCCTGCCCGGCGTGGGCACCCGGGACGCGCTGCCCCGCACGGCCACCGCGCGCGTCCCCACCCCGCCCGGCGCGTGGATAGTGGCCGTGGTCCTCTTCCTGCTCCCGTTCGGCTTCGCGGGCTCGGACCTCACCACGTCCGTACAGGTCCCCGCCCTCGCCGTCATCCTGCTCTCGCTCGTCGTCGTCACCGGCAGGGGCGGCCAGATCTCCCTGGGCCAGGCGGCGTACGCGGGCCTGGGCGCGCTGTTCACCGCGCTGCTCACCAGCGGCCGCTTCCCCGGGCTCCCCGAACTGCCCGCGCTGCCCGCCCTCGCGGTGGCCGTGCTGCTCGTCGCGCCGCTCGGCCTGCTCACCGGCTGGCCCGCCATCAGCCGGCACGGCCTGGCCCTCGCCCTCGCGACCCTCGCGGTCGGGGTCGGGGTCAGCCGCTTCGTGTTCGCACAGCCGTACGCGACGTCGGGCCTCACCCTGGAGCGCCCCGCGGGCTTCACCGGTGACCGCGCGTACTACCTGCTCGAACTGGCCCTGCTCGGCGGCGCGCTGGTGCTCGTCGCGGCGCTGCGGCGCGGCCGCACGGGGCGGGCCCTCGCCGCGATGCGGGACCACGAGGCAGGGGCGGCGGCGGCCGGGGTCGCGGTGCGCACGCTGAAGCTCGCGGCGTTCGTGACCGGCGCGGCGCTCGCCGCCCTGGGGGGCGGGATGCTGGGGATGGGCCTGCGGGCGTTCGACCCCGGGGCGTACGACCCGGTGCGGGGTCTGCTGTGGTTCGCGGCGGTGGTCGTGCTCGGCGCGGACAGCCTGCTCGGCGCGCTGGTCGCGGCGGCGCTGCTCGTGGGGCTCGACGCGGGGGCCCGGGGCGGGGTGGCGGCCGCGGTCATCGGGGTGCTTGCCATACTGATCGGCCGCTTTCCCGGGGGGCCGTACGAGGCGCTGCGCGCGGCTACCCGAAGGCTTCGGCGGCGGCCCCGGCTCACGCCGCTGGGGGCCCGGGTGCGGGTCGCCCTGATCCCAGCTCCCGTCCCGGCCCCGGCCCCGGCCCCGGCCCCGGCCCCGGCCCCGGCCAACGGTGCTGGGCGCCCGGCGCTGTGCCCACCCTTCCCCAAGCTCTCGGCTTCGCTCGAGCAGGGGATGCCCCACTCGCCCAGCGGGACGATTGCCCACAGCGGAGAGGAGGGGGAAGTTCTCGTCGCCGATGGGCTGTTCCTCTCCTACGGTGGCTTCGCCGTGTTGCGTGGGGTGTCCCTCAGCGTCGTCCCCGGCCAGGTGACCGCTGTCGTAGGGCCCAATGGGGCGGGCAAGAGCAGTCTCTTCCACTGTCTGGCCGGGACGGTGCGGCCCGATCGGGGGCGGGTGGCCTTCGGGGGGCGGGACCTCACCCGGCTGCCCGCGCACGCCCGCACCCGCGCGGGCGTGGCCCGTACGTTCCAGCAGCTCGCGGTCTTCCCGACGCTGACCGTCGCCGAGAACGTGCGCGTGGGCGCCGAACAGGGCCGGGTCCGCGACGCGGCGGCGGTCGACCGGGCGCTGCGTCTGTTCGACCTCGCGTCCGTGCGCGACCGCCCGGCCGCGGGGCTGCCGACGGGCACGCTGCGCCGCGTCGAGCTGGCCCGCGCGCTGGCGGGCGACCCGCACGTGCTGCTCCTGGACGAGCCCGCCGCGGGCCTGGACACCGGCGAGGTGACCGCGCTCGCCCGTGTGCTGCGCGCCCTCGCGGCCGACGGCACCGCTCTCCTGGTGGTCGAGCACGACCTGGACCTGGTCGCGGGCCTCGCCGACACGGTGCACGTCCTGACGGCGGGCCGGATCATCGCCTCGGGCCCGGCGGACGAAGTGCTCGACGGCGGGGCACCGTGA
- a CDS encoding lysophospholipid acyltransferase family protein — protein MYGLWKPRVLGSWRVPASGPVILAVNHSHNVDGPMVMGVAPRPTHFLIKKEAFVGPLGRFLGAIGQIQVDRATADRTAITDALGVLAQGGVLGIFPEGTRGDGDFASLRAGLAYFAVRSGAPIVPVAVLGSTERGGRLIRQLPPLRSRVDVVFGDPFEAGDGSGRRTRKALDEATVRIQEQLTAHLENARRLTGR, from the coding sequence ATGTACGGCCTGTGGAAGCCCCGCGTGCTGGGCTCCTGGCGGGTGCCGGCGAGCGGCCCGGTCATCCTGGCCGTCAACCACTCGCACAACGTCGACGGCCCGATGGTCATGGGCGTGGCGCCCCGGCCGACGCACTTCCTGATCAAGAAGGAGGCGTTCGTCGGCCCGCTCGGCAGGTTCCTGGGCGCCATCGGCCAGATCCAGGTCGACCGCGCGACGGCCGACCGGACGGCGATCACCGACGCCCTCGGCGTCCTGGCGCAGGGCGGCGTCCTCGGGATCTTCCCGGAGGGCACCCGGGGCGACGGCGACTTCGCCTCGCTGCGCGCGGGGCTCGCGTACTTCGCGGTGCGCTCGGGGGCGCCGATCGTGCCGGTCGCCGTCCTCGGCAGCACGGAGCGCGGCGGCCGCCTGATACGGCAGCTGCCGCCGCTGCGCAGCCGCGTGGACGTCGTCTTCGGGGACCCCTTCGAAGCGGGCGACGGCAGCGGGCGGCGTACGCGCAAGGCGCTGGACGAGGCGACCGTGCGCATCCAGGAGCAGCTGACCGCCCACCTGGAAAACGCCAGGCGCCTGACCGGGCGCTGA
- the der gene encoding ribosome biogenesis GTPase Der, which yields MNDQIQPEGEPTEHVEHDHGALGDAEYAEFMELAAVEGFDIEDVEGAIEAAGHGPLPVLAVVGRPNVGKSTLVNRIIGRREAVVEDKPGVTRDRVTYEAEWAGRRFKVVDTGGWEQDVLGIDASVAAQAEYAIEASDAVVFVVDAKVGVTDTDEAVVRLLRKAGKPVVLCANKVDGPSGEADATALWSLGIGEPHPVSSLHGRGTGDMLDAVLEALPEAPAQSFGTAVGGPRRIALIGRPNVGKSSLLNKVANEERVVVNELAGTTRDPVDELIELGGITWKFVDTAGIRKRVHLQQGADYYASLRTAAAVEKAEVAVILIDASESISVQDQRIVTMAVEAGRAVVLAFNKWDTLDEERRYYLEREIETELAQVAWAPRVNVSARTGRHMEKLVPAIETAIAGWETRVPTGRLNAFLGELVAAHPHPVRGGKQPRILFGTQAGTKPPRFVLFASGFIEHGYRRFVERRLREEFGFEGTPIHISVRVREKRGQKTQKKK from the coding sequence ATGAACGACCAGATCCAGCCCGAGGGCGAGCCGACGGAGCACGTCGAGCACGACCATGGGGCGCTTGGCGACGCCGAGTACGCGGAGTTCATGGAGCTCGCCGCCGTAGAGGGCTTCGACATCGAGGACGTCGAGGGCGCCATCGAGGCGGCCGGGCACGGCCCGCTGCCCGTGCTCGCCGTCGTCGGCCGCCCCAATGTCGGCAAGTCGACGCTGGTGAACCGCATCATCGGCCGCCGCGAGGCCGTCGTCGAGGACAAGCCGGGCGTGACCCGCGACCGCGTCACCTACGAGGCCGAGTGGGCGGGCCGCCGCTTCAAGGTCGTCGACACGGGCGGCTGGGAGCAGGACGTCCTCGGCATCGACGCCTCCGTCGCCGCCCAGGCGGAGTACGCGATCGAGGCGTCGGACGCCGTCGTCTTCGTCGTCGACGCCAAGGTCGGCGTCACCGACACCGACGAGGCCGTGGTGCGCCTCCTGCGCAAGGCGGGCAAGCCCGTCGTGCTGTGTGCCAACAAGGTCGACGGCCCGAGCGGCGAGGCCGACGCCACGGCCCTGTGGTCCCTCGGCATCGGCGAGCCGCACCCGGTCTCCTCGCTGCACGGCCGCGGCACCGGTGACATGCTCGACGCCGTCCTCGAGGCGCTGCCTGAGGCGCCCGCGCAGTCCTTCGGCACCGCCGTCGGCGGCCCGCGCCGCATCGCGCTCATCGGCCGTCCGAACGTGGGCAAGTCCTCCCTCCTGAACAAGGTGGCGAACGAGGAGCGCGTCGTCGTCAACGAGCTCGCGGGCACCACCCGCGACCCGGTCGACGAGCTGATCGAGCTGGGCGGCATCACCTGGAAGTTCGTCGACACGGCGGGCATCCGCAAGCGCGTCCACCTCCAGCAGGGCGCCGACTACTACGCCTCGCTGCGCACGGCCGCCGCCGTGGAGAAGGCGGAGGTCGCGGTCATCCTGATCGACGCCAGCGAGTCCATCAGCGTGCAGGACCAGCGCATCGTCACGATGGCGGTGGAGGCGGGCCGCGCGGTCGTCCTCGCGTTCAACAAGTGGGACACCCTCGACGAGGAGCGCCGCTACTACCTGGAGCGGGAGATCGAGACGGAGCTCGCGCAGGTCGCGTGGGCGCCGCGGGTGAACGTGTCGGCGCGCACGGGGCGGCACATGGAGAAGCTCGTCCCCGCCATCGAGACGGCCATCGCGGGCTGGGAGACGCGCGTCCCGACGGGCCGTCTGAACGCGTTCCTCGGTGAGCTGGTCGCCGCCCACCCGCACCCGGTCCGGGGCGGCAAGCAGCCGCGCATCCTCTTCGGCACCCAGGCGGGCACCAAGCCGCCGCGGTTCGTCCTGTTCGCCTCGGGCTTCATCGAGCACGGTTACCGCCGCTTCGTGGAGCGCAGGCTGCGCGAGGAGTTCGGCTTCGAGGGCACGCCGATCCACATCTCGGTGCGGGTGCGCGAGAAGCGCGGGCAGAAGACCCAGAAGAAGAAGTAG
- a CDS encoding transglycosylase family protein, with amino-acid sequence MHSTHPMSHRRPRFVTSLAAAALMLAAPSVAVSAAVASPPPPRPGPAVTTYLYDCSRTDGPWNCLAECESSGRWHINTGNNYYGGLQFKQSTWVEHGGLDYAPRADLATREEQIVVARKVLLNQGWQAWPVCSKKVKEANLDHLALLPEGRTHVVKRGETLSSLARRYRVEGGWKALYQANRHIVGPRPDRLAIGTVLVIPERAKA; translated from the coding sequence ATGCACTCGACGCACCCGATGTCGCACCGACGTCCAAGGTTCGTGACGTCGCTCGCCGCCGCGGCCCTGATGCTCGCGGCGCCCTCGGTCGCCGTGTCCGCCGCGGTGGCCTCGCCCCCGCCCCCACGGCCCGGCCCGGCCGTCACCACGTACCTGTACGACTGCTCCCGCACCGACGGGCCGTGGAACTGTCTCGCCGAGTGCGAGAGCAGCGGCCGGTGGCACATCAACACCGGCAACAACTACTACGGAGGGCTCCAGTTCAAGCAGTCCACCTGGGTGGAGCACGGCGGTCTCGACTACGCCCCGCGCGCGGACCTCGCCACCCGGGAGGAGCAGATCGTGGTCGCCCGCAAGGTGCTGCTCAACCAGGGCTGGCAGGCCTGGCCCGTCTGCTCGAAGAAGGTCAAGGAGGCCAACCTCGACCATCTGGCGCTGCTGCCCGAGGGCCGCACGCACGTCGTGAAGCGCGGCGAGACCCTCAGCTCCCTGGCCCGGCGGTACCGGGTCGAGGGCGGCTGGAAGGCCCTCTACCAGGCCAACCGGCACATCGTCGGGCCGCGCCCCGACCGCCTCGCGATCGGCACGGTCCTCGTCATCCCGGAGCGGGCGAAGGCCTGA
- a CDS encoding ABC transporter substrate-binding protein, with product MGRPRTVVAALAVAALLGSAACGSRLPESDFERRAPSGGVPSGGGPPLRVGVITSATSPVGGSAFTGPRDGAKAYFARLNERGGIAGREVEVHTCDDGGSGVGNNACVHKLLDEQKVVALVATTVLDYAGAPRVSEAGVPDIGGQPIGSAYDTYPHLYGIYGSLAPRAGKPGWDGELYGGTEVYRYFKREQGARTAAVVSYNQAASAAYARLVKRGLEAEGYKVVTEQVDFALPNFRAVAADLKDQGADLVFDAMDTHGNARLCAAMDDVGAKVTAKVTNVQNWTATVADDYKDAPRCRNALWATGSSRNYEDTGHPAVRAFRDGMKKAGKGAGSLSQWQLEGWAAALWFTAAARSCAASGDDVTRACVDRFMSRGKPYDAEGLLLPVTYERRTEPPGTRRTCVSVARWKDDEGWVTQGDMNANCFRVPQLSYQP from the coding sequence TTGGGCCGCCCACGGACCGTCGTGGCCGCGCTCGCCGTGGCGGCGCTCCTGGGGAGCGCCGCCTGCGGCAGCCGGCTGCCGGAGAGCGACTTCGAGCGGCGCGCGCCGTCGGGCGGGGTGCCGTCCGGCGGCGGCCCGCCCCTGCGGGTCGGCGTCATCACCAGCGCCACCAGCCCCGTGGGCGGCTCCGCCTTCACCGGGCCGCGGGACGGCGCCAAGGCCTACTTCGCGCGCCTCAACGAGCGCGGCGGGATCGCCGGACGCGAGGTCGAGGTGCACACCTGCGACGACGGCGGCAGCGGCGTCGGCAACAACGCGTGCGTGCACAAGCTGCTCGACGAGCAGAAGGTCGTCGCCCTGGTGGCCACCACCGTCCTGGACTACGCGGGCGCGCCCCGGGTGTCCGAGGCGGGCGTGCCCGACATCGGCGGCCAGCCGATCGGCTCCGCGTACGACACCTATCCGCACCTGTACGGGATCTACGGCAGCCTCGCACCGCGCGCGGGCAAGCCGGGCTGGGACGGCGAGCTGTACGGCGGCACCGAGGTCTACCGCTACTTCAAACGCGAGCAGGGCGCCCGCACGGCCGCCGTGGTCTCCTACAACCAGGCCGCGTCGGCGGCGTACGCGCGCCTGGTGAAGCGCGGTCTGGAGGCCGAGGGCTACAAGGTCGTCACCGAGCAGGTCGACTTCGCGCTGCCGAACTTCCGCGCGGTCGCGGCCGACCTCAAGGACCAGGGCGCCGATCTGGTCTTCGACGCCATGGACACGCACGGCAACGCGCGCCTGTGCGCGGCCATGGACGACGTGGGCGCGAAGGTCACCGCGAAGGTCACGAACGTACAGAACTGGACAGCCACCGTCGCCGACGACTACAAGGACGCGCCGCGCTGCCGCAACGCCCTGTGGGCGACCGGTTCCAGCCGCAACTACGAGGACACCGGCCACCCGGCGGTGCGGGCGTTCCGCGACGGCATGAAGAAGGCGGGCAAGGGGGCGGGATCGCTCTCGCAGTGGCAGCTGGAGGGCTGGGCGGCGGCCCTGTGGTTCACGGCCGCGGCCCGCTCCTGCGCGGCCTCCGGCGACGACGTCACCCGCGCCTGCGTGGACCGCTTCATGAGCCGTGGCAAGCCCTACGACGCCGAGGGGCTGCTGCTTCCGGTGACGTACGAGCGACGGACCGAGCCGCCGGGGACGCGCCGGACGTGTGTGTCCGTGGCCCGCTGGAAGGACGATGAGGGCTGGGTCACACAGGGGGACATGAACGCCAACTGCTTCCGGGTACCGCAGCTCTCCTACCAGCCATGA
- a CDS encoding ABC transporter ATP-binding protein — protein sequence MSPARPSSLELRAARVRYGPLEALHGVSIAAPAPGLTVLLGRNGSGRTTALRALAGTVPLSGGAVVWDGTDVTRLAAYERARRGLCFVPDRQAVFGSLTVRENLDLAHAGGDVAPALAAYPELRPLLARRAGTLSGGEQRMLALSRALLSRAPVVLADEPTQGMSPAVASRTYELLGDLDACVVVAEQRPPPGLRGRAGLAALAYELRRGEVVFRGELAELGRPPDGGVRPSPAPG from the coding sequence GTGAGCCCGGCCCGCCCCAGCTCCCTCGAACTGCGGGCCGCGCGCGTGCGCTACGGCCCCCTTGAGGCCCTGCACGGCGTGAGCATCGCCGCCCCCGCCCCCGGCCTGACCGTCCTGCTCGGCCGCAACGGCTCGGGCCGCACCACCGCGCTGCGGGCGCTCGCCGGGACCGTCCCGCTGTCCGGGGGCGCCGTCGTCTGGGACGGCACGGACGTCACCCGGCTCGCGGCGTACGAACGCGCCCGCCGGGGCCTGTGCTTCGTACCGGACCGGCAGGCCGTCTTCGGCAGCCTCACCGTCCGCGAGAACCTGGACCTCGCCCACGCCGGAGGCGATGTGGCACCCGCCCTCGCGGCCTACCCCGAGCTGCGCCCGCTCCTGGCCCGCCGCGCGGGCACCCTGTCGGGCGGCGAGCAGCGCATGCTGGCGCTGTCCCGCGCGCTGCTCTCCCGCGCCCCTGTGGTCCTCGCCGACGAGCCGACCCAGGGCATGTCCCCGGCCGTCGCGTCCCGTACGTACGAGCTGCTCGGGGACCTGGACGCGTGCGTGGTCGTCGCCGAGCAGCGGCCGCCGCCCGGACTGCGCGGGCGCGCGGGCCTCGCGGCACTGGCGTACGAGCTGCGCCGCGGCGAGGTGGTGTTCCGCGGCGAGCTCGCCGAGCTCGGGCGGCCGCCGGACGGCGGTGTCAGGCCTTCGCCCGCTCCGGGATGA
- the cmk gene encoding (d)CMP kinase gives MENSAAAGTVIVAIDGPSGTGKSSTSKAVAAQLGLSYLDTGAQYRAITWWMVTNGIDLTDPGAIAAAAGKPEIVSGTDPAAPTITVDGTDVAGPIRTQEVTSKVSAVSAVPDVRTRITELQRSIALAAEKGIVVEGRDIGTTVLPDADLKIFLTASPEARAARRSGELKGADVNATREALIKRDAADSSRKTSPLAKAGDAVEVDTTELSLQQVIECVVTLVEEKRAGK, from the coding sequence CTGGAAAACAGCGCTGCCGCAGGCACCGTGATCGTCGCCATCGACGGGCCGTCCGGCACGGGCAAGTCCAGCACGTCCAAGGCCGTCGCCGCACAGCTCGGCCTGAGCTACCTGGACACCGGCGCCCAGTACCGGGCGATCACGTGGTGGATGGTGACCAACGGCATCGACCTCACCGACCCCGGCGCGATCGCCGCCGCGGCCGGCAAGCCCGAGATCGTCTCCGGCACGGACCCGGCCGCCCCGACGATCACGGTCGACGGCACGGACGTGGCGGGCCCGATCCGCACGCAGGAGGTCACCTCCAAGGTCAGCGCCGTCAGCGCCGTCCCCGACGTGCGCACCCGGATCACCGAGCTGCAGCGCTCCATCGCCCTCGCCGCCGAGAAGGGCATCGTCGTCGAGGGCCGGGACATCGGCACCACGGTCCTGCCCGACGCCGATCTCAAGATCTTCCTCACGGCGTCCCCGGAGGCCCGTGCCGCCCGCCGCTCCGGCGAGCTCAAGGGCGCCGACGTGAACGCCACGCGCGAGGCCCTCATCAAGCGCGACGCCGCCGACTCCAGCCGCAAGACGTCGCCGCTCGCCAAGGCCGGCGACGCCGTCGAGGTCGACACCACCGAGCTCTCGCTCCAGCAGGTCATCGAGTGCGTCGTCACCCTCGTTGAGGAGAAGCGGGCCGGGAAGTGA
- a CDS encoding transglycosylase family protein, with translation MSERPRNIRKTAVLGGAALLAPLGLLAATGQAAADSGVWDRIARCESGGNWQINTGNGYYGGLQFSAGTWRAYGGGAYAPTADQASKAQQIAVAAKVQRAQGWGAWPSCSARAGASGPAPGAAAPQAAPRPAPKPAVPKAAPGTAPKAAEQPRAYRAPGHADRGTTRGSGGYVVRQGDTLSRIAAAHGVGWQRLYAVNQGVIGGDPNLIVPGQRLAI, from the coding sequence ATGTCCGAACGTCCCAGGAACATTCGCAAGACGGCAGTGCTCGGCGGAGCCGCGCTCCTCGCGCCGCTGGGCCTGCTCGCCGCGACCGGGCAGGCCGCGGCGGACAGCGGAGTGTGGGACCGGATCGCCCGCTGCGAGAGCGGCGGCAACTGGCAGATCAACACCGGCAACGGCTACTACGGCGGACTCCAGTTCTCCGCCGGGACCTGGCGGGCGTACGGCGGCGGGGCGTACGCGCCGACCGCCGACCAGGCCTCCAAGGCCCAGCAGATCGCCGTCGCGGCGAAGGTCCAGCGCGCTCAGGGGTGGGGCGCCTGGCCGTCGTGCTCGGCACGGGCGGGTGCCTCCGGGCCCGCTCCCGGAGCGGCCGCGCCACAGGCCGCGCCCCGGCCCGCGCCCAAGCCCGCGGTGCCCAAGGCGGCGCCAGGGACCGCGCCGAAGGCCGCCGAGCAGCCGCGCGCGTACCGCGCGCCCGGTCACGCCGACCGGGGCACCACGCGCGGCTCCGGCGGCTACGTGGTGCGCCAGGGCGACACGCTCAGCCGCATCGCCGCCGCGCACGGCGTCGGCTGGCAGCGGCTCTACGCCGTCAACCAGGGCGTCATCGGCGGTGACCCGAACCTGATCGTGCCCGGGCAGCGCCTGGCGATCTGA